The genomic region GAGGCTTTTTTAGAGTATCTTTCTGAAGAAAATAAATTAGATCAATTAGATATTTATGTTAATGCTATTAAAAATATTGTTGATAAAATTGATACAGATAAACTATTTTTAGATTTAATTGGCAATCCATTGTTGCCTAAAGATTTTATTGTTCACCAAATAATAAAAGTCGCCGATATTGATGATGTTCATTTTAACAAGTTTATAACTGCATTAGTATATAAAAAAAGACAATTAATGTTACCAATAATATTCATATTATTGGAACAAAAAAATCTTGAGTTTAAGAAATTAATTAAAGTAAAAATGTTTACACCATACAAAATGAGTGAAGAAAAGGTTTCTGAATTGGAAGATATTATTATCAAAAAAACTGGAAGAAAAGCAATTATAGATTCCGTTATAGATGAAAGTTTAATTGGTGGTTTACAATTACAACTTGAAGACACAATATTCGACTACTCTGTAAAAGGAATGCTAGAAAAAATCGGACGTGAATACGCTTCTAAGCGGGGGTGATTTGTTTTGAGAATA from Marinitoga litoralis harbors:
- the atpH gene encoding ATP synthase F1 subunit delta, with the translated sequence MKNSISIASRYVEAFLEYLSEENKLDQLDIYVNAIKNIVDKIDTDKLFLDLIGNPLLPKDFIVHQIIKVADIDDVHFNKFITALVYKKRQLMLPIIFILLEQKNLEFKKLIKVKMFTPYKMSEEKVSELEDIIIKKTGRKAIIDSVIDESLIGGLQLQLEDTIFDYSVKGMLEKIGREYASKRG